Within the Erigeron canadensis isolate Cc75 chromosome 6, C_canadensis_v1, whole genome shotgun sequence genome, the region AACACAACATAAGTTCAATAACATTAAGTTATAtcatttatccaaaaaaaacaaaattttagcaCAAAAGccattaaacacataaaatgtaacttttttaaagtCATTTCTTCAtacaataacaaaaaagaaatacaaattaagcataaatattgtttttctatgaaaatataaaaaccaaattattaaaataaaactcatTTGTTATTTGTTAACAAAAGCGATTATTTGGTCcctaaattatcaaaattaattagtatACTACATAGTAATCAGAATTAGTTAGTAGCTCTACTTACGTGGGTTGGCcaggggtatcttctaaatccactatgtgggccccggaggtgagtttttcccAAGGTCTCGGATTTGAGTCTTGGGTTtttcatctcaaggtattttccatgaggagagggttggaggtccagcgaattgttggttaaaattatCTCCAActcgtctgaatcgaaactaactttaccaAAAAGAAAGCTCCATACGCAGCTTACTTAAATCTATAACTTTCAATGTAttgaagtttatatatatatatatatattgaaaagtcaGTTTTGGAACCCAAAAAATTGCAAGAACTTTTAGGAACgttctttaaattaaaattatgtaCTATTTGATTGATTACACATGTTTATATAGTCATTGTTCACAAATGTTCCTATAACtatctatatacatttgatcatcacaaatctcatgaaaaacattaatttaaaaaatatttgcaTACATATGATCGACCAACATACATTTGATCATACCACTATTagtgcacatgtgatcataaaATTTATGTCTCCAAAAAttgtataatggatgataatccatgtctgTTCGTAATTCTAAAATACAAAATTGCACCTAAATAActcaaaaacaatcaaaaaacaataaccatgtaaagaataatcaattattaagcttgatttaaaaagtccCTAACTAGTATTTGCATGTTCATTTCCTAAACCGGTCGGTTCGAAAACATTGCATCAAAGCTAAAGTCTTGACTTTTCCCGGTAGCCTGAACACGCAACCATCTTAGTTTACACACATTTTAGGCCATTTCTGTCATCACTTTAGCACTGTGTTTTTTTCACATCAGGGAAATAACGAGTAATTGTAATGAAACTACATATTAGAACTATATAGATGAAATCTTGTTCTTTTATGGACCTGTGAAAATCTTGAACATCTTAGAAGTGTTATATGTGAGTTATGTTGTTAGAAATCAAATGATCTATCGCCTTCCAACTATGCACACTTGCTGTGATTGGAAGACATTGTATATTGTTACTAACTAGCAATTTAGAGGATTTACTGATttacacatttttgtttttcaaatagCTGGAGTGGGAAGATTTCCAACGAATAGCAAAGAGGAAATTCGAAAGGGAACAAGGGCGCGTAGATGTAAGGGAGGATATGTCAGAAGATATGTCGGAATCTGAGAAAGGAGATCTCATTGGAGATTTAGGCGAGAGCCCAAAGAAAACTTACCAACATAATGTGTCTGGTGTGGAAGAGAAAAAGTTTTACATTATCCTTGTGAGGTATtgcttttgtttatttattttgcatATGCATAGTATACTTTTCAAGTTTAATCACGGAAATATCTTATCTTTTTGAACAGTTTACATGGTTTGGTTCGTGGAGAAAACATGGAGCTTGGTCGTGATTCTGACACAGGTGGTCaggtataaattataaaagttgtcCAAATAGCGGATGTCGACAAGCTTTAGACCATTTGCTAATGACTTACAGGATTATTCGGGTTCATTTTTATttctaacgggtcaaatgggtaaaatagAAAATACGAGTAGCCAATAATGAGataggtcaaatgggtcaaaaacctatgtattttttaatgCGTAAACACCCTAAATAGTTGAAAAACCtaaatttggttttaaaaaaattagtatttgtGATCATATTTCCCATACTTCTTAGTAACGATTACATAACATATTTGGTCAACCAGAACCCATTCAGCGGGACCAAATACTGTTTCAATCTCCTCATGTTTCCGCCTCTAAGTATGGATATCATCATTATAGTAATAAAAGCTTCGTATGGTTCATTTGAATTCCAGATCAAGTATGTTGTAGAGCTTGCTCGAGCACTCGCTAAGATGCCATGGGTGTACAGAGTTGATCTATTCACCCGCCAGGTGTTGTCACCTGAAGTGGATTGGAGCTACGGAGAGCCTACTGAAATGCTTACAGTTGGATCCGATGATCCTGATGATGTTGGTGAGAGTAGTGGAGCTTATATTATAAGAATACCATTTGGCCCACGTGACAAGTACCTTCGCAAAGAATTACTTTGGCCTTATGTTCAAGAATTTGTAGATGGGGCACTTGCACATATTCTTAATATGTCCACGGTATTAGGTGAACAAATCGGTGGAGGGCATCCAATTTGGCCATATGTAATTCATGGTCATTATGCGGATGGTGGTGATAGTGCAGCTATTCTTTCGGGTGCACTTAATGTTCCAATGGTTTTAACTGGACATTCACTTGGTAGAAACAAGCTTGAACAACTTCTTAAGCAAGGTAGGCAGTCAAAAGAAGATATTAATTCAACTTATAGGATTATGAGAAGGATAGAAGCGGAAGAGCTATCATTAGATGCAGCTGAACTCGTTATTACAAGCACCCAACAGGAAATTGATGAACAATGGGGACTTTATGATGGATTTGATGTTAAGCTTGAAAAAGTTTTACGAGCTCGTGGCAGACGGGGTGTTAATTGTCATGGTCGATTTATGCCTAGGATGGCGGTAGTATTCTTATACTTCTTGTCAATCAATTTTCCTTTTAGCTATTTGCATTTAAAGATAAGAAACATTGTTCAGTTTTGAATAATCGACATTTTTGACCAGAAAATAGgaaagtttcaaaaaaaaaattattgaagGTGATTTACCTAAGATAACCGGTTTTCAAGCGCGACATCAAAAAAGATTATCAAACACCAAAAAACAATGACAAACTAGCCTTTTAGGCTTTTAGTGAAATTAGCCTGCTTTTTATTATTTGTCAAATATTTATCACTCGATATTTGCTTTCAGGTTATTCCTCCCGGAATGGACTTCAGCAAGGTTATCCAAGAAGCAAACGAGGCTGATGGGGATCTCCCGTTTACCAACACAGAAGGGTCTTCTCCAAAAGCGGTTCCGCCAATATGGTTAGAAGTGAGTATACCTGGTAATAACATATGGTCCTTTTCATGTTTCTTTGTCGTATCCCTTTTTCATTAGAAAACTTTTATTGCAGATTATGCGGTTTTTGACAAATCCACACAAACCAATGATATTGGCATTGTCAAGACCTGATCCAAAGAAGAACATTACTACTCTTTTGAAGGCTTTTGGAGAGTGTCGCCCTTTAAGAGAGCTTGCAAATCTGGTAAGTAGACTTAGTTTATGTTTAAGTatccatatatgtatgtttatgtgttaACCCATGAAACTTGCTTCAACACAGACGCTTATCATGGGGAATAGAGATGATATAGATGAAATGTCAGCTGGAAACGCTAGTGTGCTCACAACGGTGCTGAAGCTGGTAGACAAATATGATCTTTATGGGCAAGTGGCATTTCCTAAACATCATAAGCAAAACGATGTTCCAGAAATCTACCGTCTTGTTGCCAAAACTAaggtattatttatataacatacACAGTCATATTGTAGTCCTTTTAACCAATGAGCATACAATAGtattagttatatttaaaattgCACTATTCATGTGACAGGGTGTTTTTATCAATCCTGCTTTGGTTGAACCTTTTGGGCTTACATTGATTGAGGTTTGTTATAAATCTTCCCAATTTATAGGACTTACCCTCAACCTTCGTCTTACTTGAATACTGGAAGTTGGtattctttgttttattttataggCTGCTGCTCATGGACTTCCTATGGTAGCAACTAAAAATGGTGGCCCTGTCGATATTAATAGAGTAAGTTCTATTGTATCTTTTCCGTTTAGGGTCCTGCATTTACTATATATTTTGAGATTCTTCTTGCAAGTATAAAACTATTTTGATACTTAATTTAACAAGGGTGATTGCATATGTATCTTAAGAACTTAATTATTTGAATTCTTAGTTTATAAGTTTCGGCACACTTAACACAGCTTATCATTATCTAATTTCACAAagtatcttttctttttaacgaCATATGTCATTAGTAAAAGGAAATCCATACACTATCTCATACAACCCGTTTTATCATAGCTGATTCTGATTTTTAATGTTCACTAGGACACGATCACTCATCCTATCCGGTTAAGTAACATGAAAAGGCTAATGTTCATATTTATGTAATTACAGGCATTGAACAACGGGCTGCTCATAGATCCCCATGATCAACAAGGAATAGCTAATGCTCTACTTAAACTTCTATCGGAGAAGAATTTGTGGCATGAGTGCCAGAAAAACGGTTGGAGAAACATACACCTCTTCTCGTGGCCTGAACACTGTCGTACATATCTGACAAGAGTGGCATCATGTCGAATGAGACATCCCGCATGGAAAACAGACATACCTTTAGATGAAATGCCTAGGGAAGAATCCTTAAATGACTCACTTCAAGATGTGCAAGATACATCTTTGTTCCTCTCAATTGATGGAGATAAATCTTATTCAATCAACGACTCATTAGATGGTGGCGGGGATATTCAAGATCAAGTCAAACGAGTGATGAGCAAGATGAAGAAACCTCACTCATCTGAAAAAGTTGGTGAGATGAACAAGAAAGTAACCTATAATAATAACACCGATAATGTGTCTCAGTATCCGATGTTAAGGAAGAGAAGAAAGTTGATTGTTTTAGCGGTTGATTGCTATGATAACAACGGTGCACCTGAGCAAACAATGATTAATATTATACAAGAGATGCTAAAGGCGATCAAATTAGACTCACAACTTGCAAAAGCAAGTGTTGTTGCCATATCCACAGCCATGCCATTCTCAGAGTTAATGGAGTTCTTGAAATTAGGGAATGTTAAAGTTAACGAGTTTGATGCTATAGTTTGTAGTAGCGGAAGTGAAGTCTATTATCCCGGAACTTGTGAAGAAAATGGTGAACTTCAACCGGATCCTGATTATGCCTCACATATAGAGTATCGGTGGGGTTCTGATGGTGTTAAGAAAACCATTTGGAAGTTGATGAATGCACCCGAAGATGAAGAAGGAAAATCAAGCAAAACTTTAAAAGTGATTGAAGAAGATGTAAAATCGAGCAACTCTCATTGTTTGTCATACAtgataaaagatgttgaaaaggTGTGAATTATAATCCgaataatctatatataattcgTTTCATGATATTAATATGGTATTCTATTTGGAATTGCAGGCAAAGAAAGTGGATAATTTGAGACAAAAATTTAGAATGAGAGGTTTAAGGTGTCATCTCATGTATTGTAGAAACTCAAC harbors:
- the LOC122604031 gene encoding probable sucrose-phosphate synthase 2 — its product is MAVNEWINGYLEAILDSKTTNENKVNIREQGHFNPTKYFVEEVVTGVDETDLHRTWIKVVATRNTRKRSSRLENMCWRIWHLTRKKKQLEWEDFQRIAKRKFEREQGRVDVREDMSEDMSESEKGDLIGDLGESPKKTYQHNVSGVEEKKFYIILVSLHGLVRGENMELGRDSDTGGQIKYVVELARALAKMPWVYRVDLFTRQVLSPEVDWSYGEPTEMLTVGSDDPDDVGESSGAYIIRIPFGPRDKYLRKELLWPYVQEFVDGALAHILNMSTVLGEQIGGGHPIWPYVIHGHYADGGDSAAILSGALNVPMVLTGHSLGRNKLEQLLKQGRQSKEDINSTYRIMRRIEAEELSLDAAELVITSTQQEIDEQWGLYDGFDVKLEKVLRARGRRGVNCHGRFMPRMAVIPPGMDFSKVIQEANEADGDLPFTNTEGSSPKAVPPIWLEIMRFLTNPHKPMILALSRPDPKKNITTLLKAFGECRPLRELANLTLIMGNRDDIDEMSAGNASVLTTVLKLVDKYDLYGQVAFPKHHKQNDVPEIYRLVAKTKGVFINPALVEPFGLTLIEAAAHGLPMVATKNGGPVDINRALNNGLLIDPHDQQGIANALLKLLSEKNLWHECQKNGWRNIHLFSWPEHCRTYLTRVASCRMRHPAWKTDIPLDEMPREESLNDSLQDVQDTSLFLSIDGDKSYSINDSLDGGGDIQDQVKRVMSKMKKPHSSEKVGEMNKKVTYNNNTDNVSQYPMLRKRRKLIVLAVDCYDNNGAPEQTMINIIQEMLKAIKLDSQLAKASVVAISTAMPFSELMEFLKLGNVKVNEFDAIVCSSGSEVYYPGTCEENGELQPDPDYASHIEYRWGSDGVKKTIWKLMNAPEDEEGKSSKTLKVIEEDVKSSNSHCLSYMIKDVEKAKKVDNLRQKFRMRGLRCHLMYCRNSTRMQIIPLLASRAQALRFFFVRWRLNVANMYLVLGETGDTDYEELISGTHKTLILKGVVEKGSEELLRTSGSYLKGDIVPEESPLISYVNTTNSEEIASALTKLSKCDA